A part of Anser cygnoides isolate HZ-2024a breed goose chromosome 17, Taihu_goose_T2T_genome, whole genome shotgun sequence genomic DNA contains:
- the SERPIND1 gene encoding heparin cofactor 2 encodes MKFLFHLLAFAVIITSTFCGIKDFSEHFESLSDAHPNENVSYDMPNLPLEFHRENTITNDLIPEEEEEEDYLDLDKILGEDDYSDIIDAAPYIVSEIQQGNILELFQGKTRIQRLNILNANFGFNLYRSMADKANSSDNILMAPVGISTAMAMISLGLKGQTQQEVLSVLGFEDFINASTKYELMTVHNLFRKLTHRLFRRNFGYTLRSVNDLYIQKDFSILNDFRNNMKTYYFADAQPADFSDPNFITKTNERILKLTKGLIKEALVNVNPTTLMMILNCLYFKGTWENKFPVEMTTKRSFRLNDKQTIKVPMMQTKGNFLAAADPDLDCGVIQLPFVGNISMLIVLPHKLSGMKTLEKQITPQVVEKWQKSMTNRTREVVLPKFKLEKSYNLIGFLRSMGIEELFNEKGDYSGISDEKVTIDRFNHQGTITVNEEGTEAGAITNVGFMPLSTQIRFIVDRPFLFLIYEHRTSCLLFMGRVVNPAKS; translated from the exons ATGAAGTTCCTGTTTCATTTGCTTGCCTTTGCTGTCATCATAACCTCCACATTTTGTGGAATCAAGGACTTCAGTGAGCATTTTGAAAGCCTCAGTGATGCACATCCAAATGAAAACGTGAGCTATGATATGCCAAACTTACCACTGGAGTTCCACAGAGAAAACACCATCACTAATGACTTGATtcctgaagaggaggaggaagaggactATCTAGATCTTGACAAAATACTGGGTGAAGATGACTACAGTGACATTATTGACGCTGCTCCGTACATTGtttctgaaattcagcaagGAAATATTCTTGAACTTTTCCAAGGCAAAACCAGAATCCAGCGCCTTAATATCCTTAATGCAAACTTTGGCTTCAACCTTTATCGGAGTATGGCAGACAAAGCCAACTCTTCAGATAATATTCTCATGGCTCCTGTTGGTATTTCCACTGCAATGGCTATGATTTCCCTGGGTCTGAAGGGTCAAACTCAGCAGGAAGTATTATCGGTTCTTGGCTTTGAAGACTTCATTAATGCAAGCACCAAATACGAGCTCATGACTGTTCATAATCTCTTCCGCAAACTCACTCATCGGCTCTTCAGGCGCAATTTTGGTTATACTCTGAGGTCTGTCAATGATCTTTATATTCAGAAGGACTTTTCTATTCTGAATGATTTCAGAAACAATATGAAAACATACTACTTTGCTGATGCCCAACCAGCTGATTTTTCAGATCCTAACTTCATAACTAAAACCAACGAACGCATCCTGAAGCTGACCAAAGGATTAATAAAGGAAGCTCTTGTGAATGTAAACCCTACAACACTGATGATGATTCTTAACTGTCTTTACTTTAAAG GAACATGGGAGAATAAGTTTCCAGTAGAAATGACAACCAAAAGAAGTTTCCGACTGAATGATAAGCAAACAATAAAGGTTCCTATGATGCAGACTAAAGGGAActtcctggctgctgcagaccCTGACCTAGATTGTGGTGTGATCCAGCTCCCGTTTGTGGGTAATATCAGTATGCTGATTGTACTTCCACACAAGCTGTCTGGCATGAAAACCCTAGAAAAGCAGATAACCCCTCAAGTGGTGGAAAAATGGCAGAAAAGCATGACAAACAG aacAAGAGAAGTGGTTCTGCCTAAATTTAAGCTGGAGAAGAGCTACAACTTGATTGGTTTTCTGAGATCCATGGGAATAGAAGAACTGTTCAATGAAAAAGGCGACTACTCTGGTATATCAGATGAGAAAGTCACCATTGACAGg TTCAATCACCAAGGCACAATAACTGTGAATGAGGAAGGCACAGAGGCTGGAGCAATAACCAACGTCGGTTTCATGCCTCTTTCTACTCAGATTCGCTTTATCGTTGACCGTCcctttttgtttctcatctaCGAACATCGTACCAGTTGTCTCCTGTTCATGGGTAGAGTTGTCAACCCTGCCAAGTCTTAA